In Pseudophryne corroboree isolate aPseCor3 chromosome 3, aPseCor3.hap2, whole genome shotgun sequence, a genomic segment contains:
- the LOC135057076 gene encoding kinectin-like codes for MTALLDTGSQVEEHKSLQNLNSELQLQVQKFQEHFLDQTNKDMLGQMEKSMQEKDEKIKTVEELLETRLIEVANKEEALRTLRDENATLRMDVQNLKAHHKDQVALTSVVEDLKHVIHEKDGKIRSAEDMLYAERLRVSNEENTVQALTKEIEALKEALGNSQLEKAEQVSSIAQVQELQNQLKGREETLKLTEERFNEREKAFLEKERQIEDLQKESKQLKIHIEEVQQKLMQQNSTSTGVQDLQRIVEQQEEKIKSMEALLLERETNVADTTQELMGLKKENEILKIQACELQRKHDQQLKQVSSVAQSEELLKALAEKDRYISDLLGEVKSQKSAVEQQRKKNNEKQQALRTGET; via the coding sequence ATGACAGCGCTTTTAGATACAGGGTCTCAGGTTGAGGAACACAAATCCCTACAGAATCTGAACAGTGAGTTACAGCTGCAGGTTCAGAAGTTCCAGGAACATTTTCTTGATCAGACAAATAAAGATATGCTTGGACAGATGGAGAAGAGCATGCAAGAGAAAGATGAAAAAATCAAAACGGTTGAGGAGTTATTGGAGACCAGACTCATAGAAGTTGCAAACAAAGAAGAAGCATTGAGGACACTAAGGGATGAAAATGCGACTTTGAGAATGGATGTGCAGAATCTTAAGGCCCATCACAAAGACCAGGTAGCCCTTACGTCTGTTGTGGAAGATCTAAAACATGTTATCCATGAGAAGGATGGCAAAATAAGGTCTGCGGAAGACATGCTTTACGCTGAGCGGCTGCGGGTCAGCAATGAGGAAAATACTGTACAGGCATTGACTAAAGAAATTGAAGCACTAAAGGAAGCTTTAGGAAATAGCCAGCTCGAGAAGGCTGAACAGGTCTCCAGTATTGCACAAGTTCAGGAGCTTCAGAATCAGTTGAAGGGCAGGGAAGAGACATTAAAGCTGACAGAAGAACGGTTTAATGAACGTGAGAAAGCGTTTCTAGAAAAGGAAAGACAAATTGAGGATCTACAGAAAGAAAGTAAACAGCTGAAAATCCATATTGAAGAAGTCCAGCAAAAGCTAATGCAGCAAAACTCCACGTCGACAGGAGTGCAAGATCTTCAAAGGATAGTAGAGCAGCAAGAAGAGAAGATTAAGAGCATGGAGGCTTTGTTACTGGAGCGAGAGACCAACGTGGCTGACACAACTCAAGAACTAATGGGTTTGAAAAAAGAAAATGAGATTTTGAAAATTCAGGCCTGTGAATTACAAAGAAAACACGATCAACAGCTAAAACAGGTTTCCTCAGTTGCTCAAAGCGAAGAATTATTAAAAGCGCTTGCAGAAAAAGACAGATATATAAGTGATCTGCTAGGGGAGGTGAAATCTCAGAAATCTGCAGTAGAGCAACAAAGGAAGAAAAACAATGAGAAGCAGCAAGCCCTGCGCACGGGGGAAACGTAA